From the genome of Streptomyces sp. NBC_01341, one region includes:
- a CDS encoding phage holin family protein, producing MSDGRWRTAGGALLRVISVWAVSTLTLLALAGILPDFRLQSDDGDSVTRTAFTAAWGAGAFGLLSALVWPVLVRALLIVPALVLGALVFFLNGSLLLIALRLIPDGRGDADPETAVVVAAVMSAVASAASTALAVRDDDAYRRRLSRLADRRRRRDGTPGSADRGRGGPPGIVFVQLDGVGHRVLERAAADGVMPTVAGLLADEAGHRLTPWTTDWSSQTGASQLGILHGTNHDVPAFRWFEKETGTVMVSSRPASALELQRRAIAHTRYGGLLTVDGASRGNLFSGGADQLALVLSMAARRGKGRRSRAGYFAYFSDPANAVRTFLSFVAEVGREIGQSTLARARKEFPRVKRGGLYPFIRAFATVVERDVVVSALIGDMFAGRTAVYADLVAYDEVAHHSGPHSRDAEKVLARLDRSLGLIIKIADHTPRDYRVVLLSDHGQSPGETFAGRYGLTLRDLVRAGCGLPVPRRAQRTRSASEARDAVRTALHRPVGGREAEHPAKSSDPVVLASGNLGLLSFPDIEGRASREQIDRRCPALLGTLAAHPGVGFLLVRSERHGSVVLGPGGEETPVAELTDGQGPIAVFGDGAADAVRRTDTFPHVADVMVNSMYDPVTGRVHAFEEQIGSHGGLGGEQSKPFLLWPRTLADPLDAVAADVPRTQGAVAADSLRGTAAAGLVGAEAVHRVLARWLRELSGPQVPLQPGGVDGAARADGAVPDGPVRLLDGRLPDGPPHEESSRAVTSRGEPLHGDVPRQSVRDEPLTDSDDAVRGARG from the coding sequence GTGAGTGACGGGCGATGGCGGACGGCGGGCGGAGCCCTCCTGCGCGTGATCTCGGTGTGGGCCGTGTCCACCCTCACCCTGCTGGCGCTCGCGGGCATCCTGCCCGATTTCCGGCTCCAGTCCGACGACGGGGACAGCGTCACGCGGACCGCGTTCACAGCGGCCTGGGGCGCGGGGGCCTTCGGACTCCTTTCCGCCCTCGTGTGGCCCGTACTCGTCAGAGCCCTGCTCATCGTGCCCGCCCTCGTCCTGGGTGCCCTGGTCTTCTTCCTCAACGGCTCGCTGCTGCTGATCGCCCTGCGGCTCATCCCGGACGGACGCGGTGACGCCGACCCGGAGACCGCCGTCGTCGTCGCGGCGGTCATGTCCGCCGTCGCCTCAGCGGCGTCCACGGCGCTCGCGGTCCGTGACGACGATGCCTACCGGCGCAGGCTCTCCCGCCTCGCCGACCGGCGCCGCAGACGCGACGGCACCCCCGGATCCGCGGACCGCGGCCGCGGCGGGCCGCCCGGCATCGTGTTCGTCCAGCTCGACGGCGTCGGCCACCGCGTCCTCGAACGGGCGGCGGCCGACGGCGTCATGCCCACCGTGGCCGGACTGCTGGCCGACGAGGCGGGCCACCGGCTGACCCCCTGGACGACCGACTGGTCCAGCCAGACGGGTGCGAGTCAGCTCGGCATCCTCCACGGCACCAACCACGACGTGCCCGCCTTCCGCTGGTTCGAGAAGGAGACCGGCACCGTCATGGTCTCCAGCAGACCGGCGAGCGCCCTCGAACTCCAGCGCAGAGCCATAGCCCACACCCGCTACGGCGGCCTCCTCACGGTGGACGGCGCGAGCCGGGGCAACCTCTTCAGCGGCGGCGCGGACCAGCTCGCCCTGGTCCTCTCGATGGCCGCCAGGCGCGGCAAGGGACGCCGTTCCAGGGCGGGCTACTTCGCCTACTTCTCCGACCCCGCCAACGCGGTCCGCACCTTCCTGTCCTTCGTCGCCGAGGTGGGCCGGGAGATCGGCCAGTCGACCCTGGCCCGGGCGCGCAAGGAGTTCCCCCGGGTCAAACGCGGCGGGCTCTACCCGTTCATCAGGGCGTTCGCGACGGTCGTCGAGCGTGATGTGGTGGTCTCCGCGCTGATCGGCGACATGTTCGCCGGACGCACCGCGGTCTACGCGGACCTGGTCGCCTACGACGAGGTCGCCCACCACTCCGGACCGCACAGCAGGGACGCCGAGAAGGTCCTCGCCCGGCTCGACCGATCGCTGGGCCTCATCATCAAGATCGCGGACCACACCCCGCGCGACTACCGGGTCGTGCTGCTCTCCGACCACGGCCAGAGCCCGGGGGAGACCTTCGCGGGGCGGTACGGCCTGACGCTCAGGGATCTCGTACGGGCCGGCTGCGGGCTGCCCGTCCCACGCAGGGCGCAGCGCACCCGGAGCGCCTCGGAGGCCCGGGACGCCGTGCGCACGGCGCTGCACAGGCCGGTCGGCGGGCGGGAGGCGGAGCACCCGGCGAAGTCCTCCGACCCGGTCGTGCTGGCCTCGGGGAACCTCGGCCTGCTGTCCTTCCCGGACATCGAGGGCCGCGCCTCGCGCGAACAGATCGACCGCCGCTGCCCCGCACTGCTCGGCACGCTCGCCGCACATCCGGGCGTCGGCTTCCTGCTCGTGCGGAGCGAGAGACACGGGTCGGTGGTGCTCGGCCCGGGCGGGGAGGAGACCCCGGTCGCCGAGCTGACCGACGGGCAGGGGCCGATAGCCGTCTTCGGTGACGGTGCGGCGGACGCGGTGCGCCGCACCGACACCTTCCCGCACGTCGCGGACGTCATGGTCAACTCGATGTACGACCCGGTCACCGGGCGGGTGCACGCCTTCGAGGAGCAGATCGGCTCGCACGGGGGGCTGGGCGGCGAACAGTCCAAGCCGTTCCTGCTGTGGCCCCGCACACTGGCCGACCCCCTGGACGCGGTGGCGGCCGACGTCCCGCGCACGCAGGGCGCCGTGGCCGCCGACAGTCTGCGGGGCACGGCCGCGGCCGGTCTGGTGGGGGCCGAGGCGGTGCACCGGGTCCTCGCACGCTGGCTGCGGGAGCTCTCCGGCCCGCAGGTGCCACTGCAGCCGGGCGGCGTCGACGGGGCCGCCCGCGCGGACGGAGCCGTCCCGGACGGGCCCGTCCGCCTGCTCGACGGCCGGTTGCCGGACGGGCCGCCGCACGAGGAGTCCTCGCGCGCGGTGACCTCCCGGGGAGAGCCGCTCCACGGCGACGTGCCGAGGCAGTCCGTGCGGGACGAGCCCCTCACGGACTCCGACGACGCCGTTCGCGGTGCACGCGGCTGA
- a CDS encoding MBL fold metallo-hydrolase, which produces MEVTWWGHATCTIEDSGVRVLTDPLFVRRFAHLRRRRGEVPPPQAAVADAVLISHLHSDHLHLPSLARLAPGSLLIVPRGAVGAVPGLRVLRRLRGLRISEVGPGDVVRVGEVLVRAVPALHDGRRLPFGPHRVPALGYVVEGEARTYFAGDTGLFDDMADAVGPVDVALLPVGGWGPNLGHHHLNATRAAQVLTMLEPSSAVPVHYGTYWPIGMDGVRPHEFHAPGDEFVRQAARLAPEVAVHRLGHGERVRPEARR; this is translated from the coding sequence ATGGAGGTCACGTGGTGGGGTCATGCCACCTGCACGATCGAGGACTCCGGGGTCCGGGTGCTGACCGATCCGTTGTTCGTACGCCGCTTCGCGCATCTGCGCCGCCGCCGCGGCGAGGTCCCGCCCCCGCAGGCCGCGGTCGCGGACGCGGTCCTGATCTCGCACCTGCATTCCGACCACCTTCATCTGCCCTCCCTGGCCCGGCTCGCCCCCGGCAGCCTGCTGATCGTCCCCCGCGGCGCGGTCGGGGCCGTCCCGGGCCTGCGGGTGCTGCGCCGGCTCCGCGGGCTGCGGATCTCGGAGGTCGGCCCCGGGGACGTCGTGCGGGTGGGCGAGGTCCTGGTCCGGGCGGTGCCCGCACTGCACGACGGACGCCGGCTGCCGTTCGGCCCGCACCGGGTACCCGCCCTGGGATACGTCGTCGAGGGCGAGGCCCGCACGTACTTCGCCGGTGACACCGGGCTGTTCGACGACATGGCCGATGCGGTGGGGCCGGTGGACGTGGCGCTCCTGCCGGTCGGCGGCTGGGGGCCGAATCTGGGCCACCACCATCTGAACGCGACGCGCGCGGCACAGGTGTTGACGATGCTGGAGCCCAGCTCGGCGGTCCCGGTGCATTACGGGACGTACTGGCCGATCGGGATGGACGGTGTCCGGCCGCACGAGTTCCACGCGCCGGGCGACGAGTTCGTGCGGCAGGCGGCCAGGCTGGCGCCGGAGGTGGCGGTGCACCGGCTGGGGCACGGAGAGCGTGTGAGGCCGGAGGCCCGTAGGTGA
- a CDS encoding DedA family protein, producing the protein MIEEVLGQLPTESTQQAVAYPSLFVLVALGSLVPVVPTGALVSSAAVVAFHRMSPFTLLVTFAVAAGAAFLGDICLYWLGQRGVRSKNGSKWLEAITRRAAPERLEQAQRKLEEHGTTVLVLSRLIPAGRIPVMLACLLGGMPLKQFARGDVPACLAWAATYQLIGILGGSLFREPWQGVLAAVVLTLLISGTPALWRRLRTRMAD; encoded by the coding sequence GTGATAGAGGAAGTACTGGGGCAGCTGCCGACGGAGTCGACGCAGCAGGCCGTCGCCTACCCGTCGTTGTTCGTCCTCGTGGCTCTCGGTTCGCTGGTGCCCGTGGTGCCGACGGGGGCGCTGGTGAGTTCGGCCGCCGTGGTGGCGTTCCACCGGATGTCACCGTTCACCCTGCTGGTCACCTTCGCGGTGGCCGCGGGTGCGGCGTTCCTCGGCGACATCTGCCTGTACTGGCTGGGGCAGCGGGGGGTCCGGTCGAAGAACGGGTCGAAGTGGCTGGAGGCGATAACCCGGCGCGCCGCGCCCGAGCGGCTCGAGCAGGCCCAGCGGAAGCTGGAGGAGCACGGGACGACCGTGCTGGTGCTGTCCCGGCTGATACCGGCCGGTCGCATCCCGGTGATGCTGGCCTGTCTGCTCGGGGGGATGCCGCTGAAGCAGTTCGCCCGGGGTGACGTGCCGGCCTGCCTCGCGTGGGCCGCGACGTATCAGCTGATCGGGATCCTGGGCGGTTCGCTCTTCCGGGAGCCGTGGCAGGGAGTGCTGGCCGCGGTCGTGCTGACGCTGCTGATCAGCGGGACGCCGGCGCTCTGGCGGCGGCTGCGGACCCGCATGGCGGACTGA
- a CDS encoding MBL fold metallo-hydrolase, which yields MTEQTERPIAGAGAAPTGRPATAPRRLGELRSWPRSFADRLTAPLPGVRGMTRLARERALRPNAEGLRGIHRLPYAPRPLPAAGPDTVAVTWAGHASWIVRIGGLTVLTDPVWSRRILGTPARITPVGVRWEELPPVDAVLISHNHYDHLDAPTLRRLPRDTPLLVPAGLGRWCRRRRFTSVTELDWWESVELGGVTFDFVPSHHWSKRTLLDTCRSLWGGWVLGDGDGRRLYFAGDTGYGHWFKEIGRRYPGLDLAMLPIGAYEPRWWLSDVHTDPEEAVQAYEDLGARAMAPMHWATFLLSAEPVLEPLTRLRTAWQRAGHPRADLWDLPVGGSRVLGA from the coding sequence ATGACGGAACAGACCGAGCGCCCGATCGCAGGAGCCGGCGCCGCGCCCACGGGCCGTCCCGCCACCGCTCCGCGCCGCCTCGGCGAGCTCCGGTCGTGGCCCCGCTCCTTCGCCGACCGGCTCACGGCGCCGCTTCCGGGTGTCAGGGGCATGACCCGCCTGGCCAGGGAGCGCGCCTTGCGGCCCAACGCCGAGGGACTCCGGGGCATCCACCGTCTGCCGTACGCCCCCCGGCCGCTGCCCGCGGCCGGCCCGGACACCGTCGCCGTGACCTGGGCCGGGCACGCCAGCTGGATCGTCCGTATCGGCGGGCTCACGGTCCTCACCGACCCGGTGTGGTCGCGCCGCATCCTCGGCACCCCGGCCAGGATCACCCCGGTCGGCGTCCGGTGGGAGGAACTGCCCCCCGTCGACGCGGTCCTGATCAGCCACAACCACTACGACCACCTCGACGCCCCCACGCTCCGCCGGCTCCCGAGGGACACCCCGCTCCTCGTGCCCGCCGGACTCGGCCGCTGGTGCCGGCGCCGTCGCTTCACCAGCGTCACCGAGCTCGACTGGTGGGAATCGGTGGAACTGGGTGGTGTCACGTTCGACTTCGTGCCCTCCCACCACTGGTCCAAGCGCACCCTCCTCGACACCTGCCGGTCCCTGTGGGGCGGCTGGGTGCTCGGCGACGGCGACGGGCGGCGGCTCTACTTCGCCGGGGACACCGGCTACGGCCACTGGTTCAAGGAGATCGGCCGCCGCTATCCGGGCCTGGACCTCGCGATGCTCCCCATCGGGGCGTACGAGCCCCGCTGGTGGCTGTCGGACGTCCACACCGATCCCGAGGAGGCCGTGCAGGCGTACGAGGACCTGGGAGCGCGCGCCATGGCCCCCATGCACTGGGCGACGTTCCTCCTGTCGGCGGAACCCGTGCTGGAACCGCTGACCCGGCTGCGTACCGCCTGGCAGCGGGCCGGGCACCCGCGCGCCGACCTCTGGGACCTGCCGGTCGGCGGCTCCCGTGTCCTGGGCGCCTGA
- a CDS encoding aminotransferase class I/II-fold pyridoxal phosphate-dependent enzyme, which yields MARSERMQPHPLGGDRGPVRYGPPAPDPGLPVLPDLAGVLAASAARTLPEPPGGGTILREAARGYWGRRGLHGDAEAVVAAPGPQPLLLALIAAHGGDVLMPRPCPAGWMPQARLLGRPAYHVPTPAECGGIPDPYALLETVRRVRAEGGRPRLLLISVADDPTATLAPPELVREVCEAAAAEGLHVVSDETWRDTLHRPHDTVLLSPAEMCPDDVTVVSDLAGALTPSAWPVAVARFPDTARAAARRARVLDILTALGALVAEPVARAAAHALGEPEAVRDRIRRAAALQAHVASAAHRAVLSAGALARPPQAGRHLYADLGPLRGRLAARGVTDSMELEEYLTGRLGDPAPGGHRFGDELGALRVRLSTGPLLGATPEQQIESLTAVEPLKLPHVAQALSIFEAALDELR from the coding sequence ATGGCTCGGAGCGAGCGGATGCAGCCCCACCCCCTCGGGGGAGACCGGGGTCCGGTCAGATACGGGCCGCCCGCACCCGACCCCGGCCTTCCCGTTCTGCCCGACCTCGCCGGGGTCCTCGCCGCATCGGCCGCCCGCACCCTGCCCGAGCCACCCGGCGGCGGAACGATTCTGCGCGAGGCCGCACGCGGCTACTGGGGCCGCCGGGGCCTGCACGGCGACGCCGAGGCCGTGGTGGCCGCGCCCGGCCCCCAGCCCCTCCTGCTCGCGCTGATCGCCGCGCACGGCGGCGACGTCCTCATGCCCCGGCCGTGCCCGGCCGGCTGGATGCCCCAGGCGCGGCTGCTGGGCCGCCCCGCCTACCACGTGCCGACGCCGGCCGAATGCGGCGGAATCCCCGACCCCTACGCCCTGCTGGAGACCGTGCGGAGGGTGCGCGCAGAGGGAGGCCGGCCCCGGCTCCTCCTGATCTCCGTGGCCGACGATCCGACCGCCACCCTCGCCCCGCCGGAGCTCGTCCGCGAGGTCTGCGAGGCGGCAGCCGCCGAAGGTCTCCACGTCGTCAGCGACGAGACCTGGCGCGACACCCTGCACCGTCCCCACGACACGGTCCTGCTCAGCCCCGCCGAGATGTGCCCCGACGACGTGACCGTCGTCAGTGACCTGGCGGGAGCACTCACCCCGTCGGCCTGGCCGGTGGCCGTCGCTCGGTTCCCCGACACCGCCCGCGCGGCCGCACGCCGAGCCCGGGTCCTCGACATCCTCACCGCGCTCGGAGCCCTCGTCGCGGAACCGGTCGCCAGGGCAGCCGCCCACGCACTCGGTGAGCCCGAGGCCGTCCGGGACCGGATCCGGCGGGCGGCGGCCCTGCAGGCGCACGTGGCTTCCGCCGCGCACCGCGCGGTCCTCAGCGCTGGTGCCCTGGCCAGACCCCCGCAGGCGGGCCGCCACCTCTACGCCGACCTCGGCCCGCTGCGCGGCCGCCTGGCGGCCAGGGGCGTCACGGACTCCATGGAACTGGAGGAGTACCTGACCGGGCGCCTCGGTGACCCCGCCCCCGGCGGACACCGCTTCGGCGACGAACTGGGCGCCCTGCGGGTACGGCTGAGCACCGGCCCCCTGCTCGGAGCAACCCCGGAGCAGCAGATCGAGTCCCTCACTGCGGTGGAGCCCTTGAAATTGCCCCATGTCGCCCAAGCGCTGAGCATTTTCGAAGCAGCCCTCGATGAACTCCGATGA
- a CDS encoding SMP-30/gluconolactonase/LRE family protein — translation MTPRPEVAVRACAELGEGPTWDAAAERLIWVDILSARVHTYHPSTGRRTVMATGQHVGAAKPRAGGGLVTVLRDGIGLYDDRGAFSWLVHAPVPGRRGNDAAVAPDGALWAGSMRYDETEGGGNLARIAPDGSVTGVLDAVTVSNGTGWSPDGRLMYYIDTPTRRIDVFDVDGERVTGRRPFAVVESGSGWPDGLTVDAEGCVWVAFWDGAAVRRYLPDGRLDRVVELPVRRPTACAFGGPGLRDLYISTARTGLDAPHPLSGSLLVLPDAGQGLPGTPFAG, via the coding sequence GTGACACCCCGTCCGGAGGTCGCCGTGCGCGCATGCGCCGAGCTCGGTGAGGGGCCGACCTGGGATGCCGCGGCCGAGCGGCTGATCTGGGTCGACATACTCTCGGCCCGGGTCCACACCTACCACCCCTCGACCGGCCGGCGCACGGTCATGGCCACCGGACAGCACGTCGGTGCGGCGAAGCCCCGGGCCGGCGGGGGCCTCGTGACCGTCCTGCGCGACGGCATCGGCCTGTACGACGACCGGGGCGCCTTCTCGTGGCTGGTCCATGCCCCCGTCCCCGGACGGCGCGGCAACGACGCCGCCGTGGCGCCGGACGGCGCGCTCTGGGCGGGCAGCATGCGCTACGACGAGACGGAGGGGGGCGGCAACCTGGCGCGCATAGCGCCCGACGGGTCCGTGACGGGTGTCCTGGACGCCGTGACGGTCAGCAACGGCACCGGATGGAGTCCGGACGGCCGGCTCATGTACTACATCGACACACCGACGCGGCGCATCGACGTCTTCGACGTGGACGGTGAGCGCGTCACCGGCCGGCGCCCGTTCGCCGTCGTCGAATCCGGATCGGGGTGGCCCGACGGGCTGACCGTGGACGCCGAGGGCTGCGTGTGGGTGGCCTTCTGGGACGGCGCCGCCGTCCGCCGGTACCTGCCCGACGGCAGGCTGGACCGGGTCGTGGAACTGCCGGTCCGGCGGCCCACGGCCTGCGCGTTCGGCGGGCCCGGCCTGCGTGACCTGTACATCTCCACCGCCCGCACGGGCCTGGACGCGCCCCACCCGCTGTCCGGCTCCCTGCTCGTGCTCCCGGACGCGGGGCAGGGGCTGCCGGGAACGCCGTTCGCCGGGTGA
- a CDS encoding IclR family transcriptional regulator gives MGRLVPAVSRALDVLELFLQGEGTLSAPEVTRKLQLPRTTVHELLTTLAARSYLVAVPEQPGRYRLGVRTYQLGSRYAEQLDLAAEGQQVAREVAETCGETVHVAILEGTEVIYIAKVDSTHAVRMVSAAGRKLPAHCTSVGKLLLAALPEAELDARLDGRELVAMTDNSLTDAAELREALAAVRRRGIAVEHRESNPDVSCVAAPVRDRSGRVVAALSISVPMIRWSEEREAELARLAAGGADALSGRLGHHGGQA, from the coding sequence ATGGGGCGACTCGTCCCCGCGGTATCCAGGGCTCTGGATGTCCTCGAGCTCTTCCTCCAGGGTGAGGGAACTCTCTCCGCACCCGAGGTCACCCGCAAGCTCCAGCTGCCGCGGACCACGGTCCACGAACTGCTCACCACGCTGGCGGCACGTTCCTACCTGGTGGCCGTGCCCGAACAGCCCGGCCGCTACCGGCTCGGCGTGCGCACCTACCAGCTCGGCAGCCGGTATGCCGAGCAGCTCGACCTCGCGGCCGAGGGGCAGCAGGTGGCCCGCGAGGTCGCCGAGACCTGCGGCGAGACGGTCCACGTGGCGATCCTGGAGGGCACCGAGGTCATCTACATCGCGAAGGTGGACTCCACCCACGCCGTCCGCATGGTCTCGGCCGCGGGCCGCAAGCTGCCCGCCCACTGCACCTCCGTCGGCAAGCTGCTGCTCGCCGCCCTGCCGGAGGCCGAGCTCGACGCGCGACTCGACGGACGCGAGCTGGTCGCCATGACCGACAACAGCCTCACCGACGCCGCGGAACTGCGGGAGGCGCTCGCGGCGGTGCGCCGACGGGGCATCGCCGTCGAGCACCGCGAGTCGAACCCCGACGTCAGCTGCGTCGCCGCGCCGGTGCGTGACCGGTCCGGACGCGTCGTCGCCGCGCTCTCCATCTCCGTACCGATGATCCGCTGGAGCGAGGAGCGCGAGGCGGAGCTCGCACGGCTCGCGGCGGGCGGCGCCGACGCGCTGTCCGGCCGGCTCGGCCACCACGGGGGGCAGGCGTGA